From Rhodovastum atsumiense, a single genomic window includes:
- a CDS encoding nickel-dependent hydrogenase large subunit — protein MIPPAPPAPAAGRRVVIDPVTRIEGHLRLEVNVDAGNVIRNAVSVGTMWRGLELILKDRDPRDAWAFAQRVCGVCTGTHALASLRAVEDALGITIPPNANLIRNIMLMTSNIHDHLVHFYLLHALDWVDVMSALKADPAAASAFAGAASPWPKASPGYFRSVQEKLARFVGSGQLGPFRNGYWGHPAYRLPPEVNLVGVAHYLEALDFQREIVKIHTVLGGKNPHPNWLVGGVPAAINAHGTGAVGALNVERIALVREIAVRVREFIDQVYVPDLLAIAGFYRDWTRWGGGLSSQNLMAYGDYPVRANDRSDANMGMPGGLILGGNLRELRPVDLRDPGGVQEFAVHSWYKYPDEGRGLHPWDGITECDFRLGPAAKTEGEVLRQVDEAGKYSYIKAPRYQGHAVEVGPLARLVIGHAAGRADLRELVDGALKRIDAPFAALFSTLGRTLARALECQWLADRMLATVDELIGNIRNGNLDTANTEKWSPATWPASARGVGACEAARGSLGHWVRIEAGRIANYQCVVPTTWNASPRDTTGQIGAYEAALLGVPLADPSAPLEVLRVVHSFDPCMACSTHLFGPDGAAIVGVEVQ, from the coding sequence ATGATCCCGCCAGCGCCCCCGGCCCCCGCCGCCGGCCGCCGCGTGGTGATCGACCCGGTCACCCGCATCGAGGGCCATCTGCGCCTGGAGGTGAATGTCGACGCGGGCAACGTCATCCGCAACGCCGTTTCGGTCGGCACGATGTGGCGGGGGCTGGAGCTCATCCTGAAGGACCGCGACCCGCGTGACGCCTGGGCCTTCGCCCAGCGCGTCTGCGGGGTCTGCACCGGCACGCACGCGCTGGCCAGCCTGCGCGCGGTGGAGGACGCGCTCGGCATCACCATTCCGCCGAACGCCAACCTCATCCGCAACATCATGCTGATGACGTCGAACATCCACGATCACCTGGTGCATTTCTACCTGCTGCACGCGCTGGACTGGGTGGACGTGATGTCGGCGCTGAAGGCGGACCCGGCGGCGGCTTCCGCCTTCGCCGGGGCAGCCTCGCCCTGGCCGAAGGCCTCGCCCGGCTATTTCCGCTCGGTGCAGGAGAAGCTCGCGCGCTTCGTCGGGTCGGGCCAGCTCGGCCCGTTCCGCAACGGCTACTGGGGGCACCCGGCCTACCGGCTGCCGCCCGAGGTGAACCTGGTCGGCGTCGCCCATTACCTGGAGGCGCTGGATTTCCAGCGCGAGATCGTCAAGATCCACACGGTGCTGGGCGGCAAGAACCCGCATCCGAACTGGCTGGTCGGCGGGGTTCCCGCCGCCATCAACGCGCACGGCACCGGCGCGGTCGGCGCGCTCAATGTCGAGCGCATCGCGCTGGTGCGCGAGATCGCCGTGCGGGTGCGCGAATTCATCGACCAGGTCTATGTCCCCGACCTGCTGGCCATCGCCGGTTTCTACCGCGACTGGACCAGATGGGGCGGCGGGCTGTCGTCGCAGAACCTGATGGCCTATGGCGACTATCCGGTCCGCGCCAACGACCGGTCCGATGCCAACATGGGGATGCCGGGCGGGCTGATCCTCGGCGGCAACCTGCGGGAGCTGCGCCCGGTCGACCTGCGCGATCCCGGTGGCGTCCAGGAATTCGCCGTGCATTCCTGGTACAAATATCCCGACGAGGGCAGGGGGCTGCATCCCTGGGATGGCATCACCGAATGCGATTTCCGCCTCGGCCCGGCGGCGAAGACCGAGGGCGAGGTGTTGCGCCAGGTCGATGAGGCCGGCAAGTACAGCTACATCAAGGCGCCGCGCTACCAGGGCCACGCCGTCGAGGTCGGCCCGCTGGCCCGCCTGGTGATCGGCCATGCCGCCGGCCGGGCCGATCTGCGCGAACTGGTCGATGGCGCGCTGAAGCGTATCGATGCTCCCTTCGCGGCGCTGTTCTCCACGCTTGGGCGCACGCTGGCGCGCGCGCTGGAATGCCAGTGGCTGGCCGATCGCATGCTTGCCACCGTCGACGAGCTGATCGGCAACATCCGCAACGGCAATCTCGATACCGCCAACACGGAGAAATGGTCGCCTGCCACCTGGCCGGCCTCGGCCCGCGGCGTCGGCGCCTGCGAGGCCGCGCGCGGCAGCCTCGGGCACTGGGTGCGCATCGAGGCGGGGCGCATCGCCAACTACCAGTGCGTGGTGCCCACCACCTGGAATGCCTCTCCGCGCGACACGACCGGGCAGATCGGCGCCTACGAGGCGGCGTTGCTCGGGGTGCCGCTCGCGGATCCGTCGGCGCCGCTGGAAGTGCTGCGGGTGGTGCACAGCTTCGACCCGTGCATGGCCTGCTCCACCCATCTCTTCGGCCCGGACGGGGCCGCCATCGTCGGCGTGGAGGTGCAGTGA
- the cybH gene encoding Ni/Fe-hydrogenase, b-type cytochrome subunit, translated as MRRRGYARLPDEGELPSAYIHDVPSRIWHWVNALCIVVLAVTGYLIGTPLPSAAGDTSSLYVMGWIRFAHLATGQVFAVAFLARATWAWAGGGYAGQLFLPAIWRRSWSDGFVEQCRLAVFGSPRPPRYLGLNPAAGSAIFVLFVVPAVIVILTGFGMLAEVKGHGSWTHLAFGWMTTLFGNTLDLHLVHRLCLWALLCFVAMHVVMMVDEDVTGRQSVVSTMLSGWRSFRP; from the coding sequence ATGCGTCGCCGCGGCTACGCCAGGCTGCCGGACGAGGGGGAGCTGCCCTCGGCCTATATCCACGACGTGCCCAGCCGCATCTGGCACTGGGTGAACGCGCTGTGCATCGTGGTGCTCGCCGTCACCGGCTACCTGATCGGCACGCCGCTGCCCTCCGCGGCCGGGGACACCTCGTCGCTGTACGTGATGGGCTGGATCCGCTTCGCCCATCTCGCCACCGGCCAGGTCTTCGCCGTGGCCTTCCTGGCCCGTGCCACCTGGGCCTGGGCCGGCGGCGGCTATGCCGGGCAGTTGTTCCTGCCGGCGATTTGGCGCCGCTCCTGGAGCGACGGCTTCGTCGAACAATGCCGGCTGGCCGTCTTTGGCTCGCCACGTCCGCCGCGCTATCTCGGCCTGAATCCGGCCGCGGGCTCGGCCATCTTCGTGCTGTTCGTCGTGCCGGCGGTGATCGTCATCCTGACCGGCTTCGGCATGCTGGCGGAGGTCAAGGGGCATGGATCCTGGACGCATCTGGCCTTCGGCTGGATGACCACGCTGTTCGGCAACACGCTCGATCTGCACCTGGTCCACCGGCTGTGCCTGTGGGCGCTGCTGTGCTTCGTCGCGATGCACGTGGTCATGATGGTCGACGAGGACGTCACCGGCCGGCAGAGCGTGGTGTCCACCATGCTCTCGGGCTGGCGGAGCTTCCGGCCATGA
- a CDS encoding hydrogenase maturation protease produces the protein MSGGGGTLVLGVGNRLWADEGVGPYLADLLATRVRVTDGAILDGGTQGIFLLARIAEARRLLLLDAVELGLPPGEVVVVRGAGLEAFFGCRALSLHQTSLRDLLAAAGLIDCLPREVVLVGVQVADTGTWGGTLSPPVAAACPRAVAQALAILRRWGAVEDIPAEASAEDAPAG, from the coding sequence ATGAGCGGGGGCGGGGGAACGCTGGTGCTGGGCGTGGGCAACCGGCTATGGGCGGACGAGGGCGTCGGCCCGTACCTCGCCGACCTGCTGGCCACGCGCGTCCGGGTGACGGACGGCGCCATCCTGGATGGCGGCACCCAGGGCATCTTCCTGCTCGCGCGGATCGCGGAGGCACGGCGCCTGCTGCTGCTGGATGCGGTCGAACTGGGCCTGCCGCCGGGCGAGGTGGTGGTGGTGCGCGGCGCCGGGCTGGAGGCGTTCTTCGGCTGCCGGGCGCTGTCGTTGCACCAGACCTCGCTGCGTGACCTGCTCGCCGCGGCCGGGCTGATCGACTGCCTGCCGCGGGAGGTGGTGCTGGTGGGCGTGCAGGTCGCCGATACCGGCACCTGGGGGGGCACGCTCAGCCCGCCGGTCGCCGCCGCCTGCCCGCGCGCGGTGGCGCAGGCGCTGGCCATCCTGCGGCGCTGGGGGGCGGTCGAGGACATTCCGGCCGAGGCGTCCGCCGAGGACGCGCCGGCCGGGTGA
- a CDS encoding tetratricopeptide repeat protein, with protein sequence MARPQKTSAALQALTEKAVRHHQAGRLDEAERLYRQVLAVDPRHADSLHLLGLVSHQRGHMAEAVDLIARAIGLRGAVPVYHANLAVVLKAQGRAEAALAARQAVARLQPESAEAQLNLALAFGDLGRLAEAEAACRAALRLAPDNGAIHARLGDVLRIMGRCGEAAPAYQAALRLCPGDGETWSNLGVALATAGRPGEAVAAFETAVRLRPDLGEVHANLSLALAELGRAPEAVAAGAVAVRLRPEVAGFHLNLGVSLSMLRRLDEAIAAYRTALRLDPDCADAHYNLATALLAQGQMEAGLREFEWRWRMPQMRNACRRFPQPRWQGEAAPGRTLLVHAEQGYGDTLQFCRYGTLAAERGLRVVMQVQRPLLRLMRSLPGVDLLVANDEVPPAFDLECPMMSLPLAVGTTLETIPDRTPYLQADPAELAAWQARLHALAPEGRRVGVVWAGNPRAHLAAAAAVDRRRSMPMTMLAPLLEVPGVRFFSLQMPPVPEAPLIDLMGEVRDFADTAALIGALDLVITVDTAVVHLAGALGRPVWLLDRFDACWRWLIDRRDSPWYPTLRLYRQSQPGEWGSVMEAVARDLRAFAG encoded by the coding sequence ATGGCTCGTCCGCAAAAAACGAGCGCAGCCCTGCAGGCATTGACGGAAAAGGCCGTGCGGCATCATCAGGCCGGCCGCCTGGACGAAGCGGAGCGTCTCTACCGTCAGGTGCTGGCTGTCGATCCCCGCCATGCGGACAGCCTCCATCTGCTGGGGCTGGTCAGCCACCAGCGGGGCCACATGGCCGAGGCGGTGGATCTGATCGCCCGTGCCATCGGCCTGCGGGGCGCGGTGCCGGTCTATCATGCCAATCTCGCCGTCGTGCTGAAGGCGCAGGGGCGTGCGGAGGCAGCGCTGGCCGCCCGGCAGGCGGTGGCGCGCCTGCAGCCGGAATCGGCCGAGGCGCAGCTCAACCTGGCGCTCGCGTTCGGCGATCTCGGCCGGCTGGCCGAGGCGGAGGCCGCCTGCCGGGCCGCCTTGCGCCTGGCGCCGGACAACGGCGCGATCCATGCCCGGCTCGGAGACGTTCTCAGGATCATGGGGCGCTGCGGCGAAGCGGCCCCGGCGTACCAGGCCGCCTTGCGCCTCTGCCCCGGGGACGGGGAGACCTGGTCCAATCTCGGCGTGGCCCTGGCCACGGCGGGACGTCCCGGGGAAGCCGTGGCCGCCTTCGAGACCGCTGTGCGCCTGCGGCCGGATCTGGGTGAGGTGCATGCCAATCTCTCTTTGGCGCTGGCCGAGCTGGGGCGGGCGCCGGAAGCCGTCGCCGCCGGCGCGGTGGCGGTGCGGCTGCGCCCGGAGGTTGCGGGGTTCCATCTCAATCTGGGGGTCTCGCTGTCGATGCTGCGCCGTCTCGACGAGGCGATCGCGGCGTATCGCACCGCGCTTCGCCTTGATCCGGACTGTGCCGACGCGCACTACAACCTGGCCACGGCGCTGCTGGCGCAGGGGCAGATGGAAGCGGGGCTGCGCGAATTCGAATGGCGCTGGCGCATGCCGCAGATGCGCAACGCCTGCCGGCGCTTTCCGCAGCCCCGCTGGCAGGGGGAAGCGGCCCCGGGGCGCACGCTGCTCGTGCACGCCGAGCAGGGCTACGGCGACACCTTGCAGTTCTGCCGCTATGGCACGCTGGCGGCGGAACGGGGGCTGAGGGTGGTCATGCAGGTGCAGCGGCCGCTGCTGCGGCTGATGCGCAGCCTGCCCGGGGTGGATCTGCTGGTGGCGAACGACGAGGTCCCGCCCGCCTTCGACCTAGAATGCCCGATGATGAGCCTGCCGCTGGCGGTTGGAACAACGCTCGAAACCATCCCGGACAGGACGCCCTACCTGCAGGCCGACCCGGCGGAGCTGGCGGCCTGGCAGGCCCGCCTGCACGCCCTGGCCCCGGAGGGGCGGCGGGTCGGGGTGGTGTGGGCCGGCAATCCGCGCGCGCACCTCGCCGCCGCGGCGGCGGTCGACCGCCGCCGTTCGATGCCCATGACCATGCTGGCGCCGCTGCTTGAGGTGCCCGGCGTGCGGTTCTTCAGCCTGCAGATGCCGCCCGTCCCCGAGGCGCCGCTGATCGACCTCATGGGAGAGGTGCGTGACTTCGCCGATACCGCCGCCCTGATCGGGGCGTTGGATCTCGTGATCACGGTCGATACCGCCGTCGTGCATCTGGCCGGGGCGCTGGGCAGGCCGGTCTGGCTGCTGGATCGTTTCGATGCCTGCTGGCGCTGGCTGATCGACCGTCGCGACAGCCCCTGGTACCCGACCCTGCGGCTCTATCGCCAGTCGCAGCCGGGGGAATGGGGCAGTGTCATGGAAGCGGTGGCGCGGGATCTGCGGGCCTTCGCCGGATAA
- a CDS encoding methyl-accepting chemotaxis protein codes for MTLRIRILAGFAAAFLACFVLGLISLHQTDRLNAVAARFGAELLPHVSVLADLRAEVNEHNRLLLRHVISTEPKEMAAIEGQLADENTLIDNFFAGAGTTFSAAQQRRLLDTARAAWEQYRGIAASVLDASRGGRKPDAGRIIAEAGQGAYQKFLDATNTMRQMIVLEAWTGVGETHSTYTFGLWLIAGALAVSAGISATGGILTVTHTCRPILALAQQMRQVAAREPDIEVVGRDRHDEIGIMAQALEQFRRDLRAADDAAARQQEEGHAKDHHTARLTELVTRFEHSVSGVLKTLTTAASQFDTTAHGMAGLAETTSRQALGSAEGARQASANVQTVAAAAEQLAASLSEIAQQVGRSSRMVTEATAEARATNANVTELTEAAARIGEVVQLISSIAGQTNLLALNATIEAARAGEAGRGFAVVAGEVKNLAGETARATDEITRQIAAIQGSTGRAVEAVRRITTSITAISEVGTGIAAAVEQQTAAVGEISRSAADAARHTGVVSERVAMVTAASAEAGTAAGQVLVAAGDLARQSASLHTEVSQFLDGIRAA; via the coding sequence ATGACCCTCCGCATCCGGATTCTCGCAGGCTTCGCCGCAGCTTTCCTCGCCTGCTTCGTCCTTGGCCTGATCTCGCTGCACCAGACGGACCGGCTGAATGCCGTCGCCGCGCGCTTCGGCGCCGAGTTGCTGCCGCATGTCAGCGTGCTCGCCGACCTGCGCGCGGAGGTGAACGAGCACAATCGCCTGTTGCTGCGCCATGTCATCAGCACCGAGCCCAAGGAAATGGCCGCGATCGAGGGCCAGCTCGCCGACGAGAACACGCTGATCGACAATTTCTTCGCCGGCGCCGGAACCACCTTCTCCGCCGCCCAGCAACGCCGCCTGCTCGACACCGCCCGCGCGGCCTGGGAGCAGTACCGCGGCATCGCCGCCTCCGTGCTCGACGCCTCGCGCGGCGGCCGCAAGCCGGACGCCGGCAGGATCATCGCCGAGGCCGGCCAGGGCGCCTATCAGAAATTCCTCGATGCGACCAACACCATGCGCCAGATGATCGTGCTGGAAGCCTGGACCGGCGTCGGCGAGACCCACAGCACCTACACCTTCGGCCTGTGGCTGATCGCCGGGGCGCTGGCGGTCTCCGCCGGCATCTCCGCCACCGGGGGCATCCTCACCGTCACCCACACCTGTCGCCCGATCCTGGCGCTGGCGCAGCAGATGCGCCAGGTCGCCGCCCGCGAGCCGGACATCGAGGTGGTCGGCCGCGACCGCCACGACGAGATCGGCATCATGGCCCAGGCGCTGGAGCAGTTCCGCCGCGACCTGCGCGCCGCCGATGACGCCGCCGCCCGCCAGCAGGAGGAAGGCCACGCCAAGGACCACCACACCGCCCGCCTCACCGAGCTGGTCACCCGCTTCGAGCACTCGGTCAGCGGCGTGCTGAAGACCCTGACCACCGCCGCCAGCCAGTTCGACACCACCGCCCACGGCATGGCCGGTCTCGCCGAGACCACCAGCCGCCAGGCGCTCGGCTCGGCCGAGGGCGCGCGCCAGGCCAGCGCCAACGTGCAGACCGTCGCCGCCGCCGCCGAGCAACTGGCCGCCTCGCTGTCGGAAATCGCCCAGCAGGTCGGCCGCTCCAGCCGGATGGTGACGGAGGCGACCGCCGAGGCGCGCGCCACCAACGCCAACGTCACCGAGCTGACCGAGGCGGCCGCACGCATCGGCGAGGTGGTGCAACTGATCTCCTCGATCGCCGGGCAGACCAACCTGCTGGCGCTGAACGCGACCATCGAGGCGGCGCGCGCCGGGGAAGCCGGCCGCGGCTTCGCCGTGGTGGCGGGCGAGGTGAAGAACCTGGCCGGCGAGACCGCGCGCGCCACCGACGAGATCACCCGCCAGATCGCCGCGATCCAGGGCAGCACCGGGCGCGCCGTCGAGGCGGTCCGCCGCATCACCACCTCGATCACCGCGATCAGCGAGGTCGGCACCGGCATCGCCGCCGCGGTCGAGCAGCAGACCGCTGCCGTGGGCGAGATCTCGCGCAGCGCTGCCGACGCGGCCCGGCATACCGGCGTGGTGTCGGAGCGGGTGGCGATGGTCACCGCCGCCTCGGCCGAGGCCGGCACTGCCGCCGGGCAGGTGCTGGTTGCCGCGGGCGACCTCGCGCGCCAGTCGGCAAGCCTGCACACCGAGGTCAGCCAGTTCCTCGACGGCATCCGCGCCGCGTAG
- a CDS encoding methyl-accepting chemotaxis protein — protein sequence MLPPHRWLAGMKVQAKLLLLCLLFLVPIGFLTFLFVAQTRKDIVFATKEQVGVSYVAALRAQLNVLVDIADGRATADAMAPAQRAVRAAMAEHAATMAAEAAADKAALAIDAALALPRDRAAAAALDTALDAVKDHLTQVADGSNLTLDPDLDSFYMQDLVTQKLPALVLAASRALDAALDLRQSRAPTPAQTVRLLRAGGELSTVLDGLDSDVAAALRGNPDGSVRTALSGLLARFQEPVRAYARLLDAAATADAPPPEAATLREAEWQVQLQARAVWDAMSRELDHLLAARIDGMQQRMTWSLCLTLAVLTISASLAWFIATSISRPLRDLRRTAQDILGGTPDTEVPHVGRADEIGEMADAVRAFREHVLRAQRLAAEQERDQQRAAAEKRQAMAAMADTVEATTASAMAEVTRRVQAMAEAATSMQGSASRTGSAASGVAGAAAETMVNTQAAASAAEQLAASIREIAQQVSQSAMVTRQAVAGSHDTRTIMATLNDRVARIGNAAGMITEIAAKTNLLALNATIEAARAGEAGRGFTVVAGEVKALAGQTARATEEIARQIEEIRSATEQSVAAVGRIERTIGEVDEIAGSIAAAVEQQGTATAEIARKVTDAATAANGISARAAEVSAEAGHTDQSAATMHGDATSLAGLMGALRESVVQAVRSCAA from the coding sequence ATGCTCCCTCCGCACCGATGGCTGGCCGGGATGAAGGTCCAGGCCAAGCTGTTGCTGCTCTGCCTGCTGTTCCTGGTCCCGATCGGCTTCCTGACCTTCCTGTTCGTGGCGCAGACGCGCAAGGACATCGTCTTCGCCACGAAGGAACAGGTGGGCGTCAGCTACGTGGCGGCGCTGCGGGCGCAGTTGAACGTGCTGGTCGACATCGCCGACGGCCGCGCCACGGCCGATGCCATGGCACCGGCGCAACGGGCCGTGCGCGCGGCCATGGCCGAGCATGCCGCGACGATGGCCGCGGAGGCAGCCGCCGACAAGGCCGCCCTGGCCATCGACGCCGCGCTCGCCCTGCCGCGCGACCGCGCCGCCGCCGCCGCCCTGGACACGGCGCTCGACGCGGTGAAGGACCACCTGACCCAGGTGGCCGACGGCTCCAACCTGACCCTCGATCCCGATCTCGACAGCTTCTACATGCAGGACCTGGTGACGCAGAAGCTGCCGGCGCTGGTGCTGGCCGCGAGCCGTGCCCTCGACGCCGCGCTCGACCTGCGGCAGAGCCGGGCGCCCACGCCGGCGCAGACGGTCCGCCTGCTGCGCGCCGGTGGCGAACTGTCCACCGTGCTGGACGGGCTCGACAGCGACGTCGCCGCCGCGCTGCGCGGCAACCCGGACGGCAGCGTGCGCACGGCGCTGTCCGGGCTGCTGGCACGGTTCCAGGAACCGGTCCGCGCCTATGCCCGCCTGCTCGATGCCGCCGCCACGGCCGATGCCCCACCGCCCGAGGCGGCAACGCTGCGCGAGGCGGAATGGCAGGTGCAGTTGCAGGCGCGCGCCGTGTGGGACGCGATGTCGCGGGAACTCGACCACCTGCTTGCCGCCCGCATCGACGGCATGCAGCAGCGGATGACCTGGAGCCTGTGCCTGACGCTTGCCGTGCTGACGATCTCGGCGAGCCTGGCCTGGTTCATCGCCACCTCGATCAGCCGCCCGCTGCGCGACCTGCGGCGGACCGCGCAAGACATCCTGGGCGGCACCCCGGACACCGAGGTCCCGCATGTCGGCCGCGCCGACGAGATCGGCGAGATGGCCGATGCCGTGCGGGCTTTCAGGGAACACGTGCTGCGCGCGCAACGCCTCGCCGCCGAACAGGAACGCGACCAGCAGCGGGCGGCGGCGGAAAAGCGGCAGGCGATGGCGGCGATGGCGGACACGGTCGAGGCGACGACCGCGTCGGCGATGGCCGAGGTCACCCGGCGCGTGCAGGCGATGGCGGAGGCGGCCACCTCCATGCAGGGCTCGGCCAGCCGTACCGGCAGCGCGGCCAGTGGCGTCGCCGGCGCGGCGGCGGAGACCATGGTCAACACCCAGGCGGCCGCCAGCGCGGCCGAACAGCTCGCCGCGTCGATCCGCGAGATCGCCCAGCAGGTCAGCCAGTCCGCGATGGTGACACGCCAGGCCGTCGCCGGCAGCCACGACACGCGCACGATCATGGCGACGCTGAATGACCGCGTCGCCCGCATCGGCAACGCCGCCGGGATGATCACCGAGATCGCCGCGAAGACCAACCTGCTGGCGCTGAACGCCACGATCGAGGCGGCGCGCGCCGGGGAAGCCGGGCGCGGCTTCACCGTGGTCGCCGGCGAGGTCAAGGCCCTGGCCGGCCAGACCGCCCGCGCCACCGAGGAAATCGCCCGCCAGATCGAGGAAATCCGCAGCGCCACCGAACAGTCGGTGGCCGCGGTCGGCCGCATCGAACGCACCATCGGCGAAGTCGACGAGATCGCCGGCTCGATCGCCGCGGCGGTCGAGCAACAAGGCACCGCCACCGCCGAGATCGCCCGCAAGGTGACGGACGCCGCCACCGCGGCCAACGGCATTTCCGCCCGCGCCGCCGAGGTCTCGGCCGAGGCGGGCCACACCGACCAAAGCGCCGCCACCATGCACGGCGACGCCACCTCGCTCGCGGGGCTGATGGGGGCATTGCGCGAGTCCGTGGTGCAGGCGGTGCGAAGCTGCGCCGCATAG
- a CDS encoding class I SAM-dependent methyltransferase, whose protein sequence is MTAFQQAVPRRRIAVDAERFLGIDDLQRIHPQLQVDLTDHSYLPKVEDPRSDWVASVAVPAFLALRHALAREGRDVRGFCSIGTGSGLDAIAAAEILAPDLIGLTDLHADVVDAAAGNLRRNLLAPERLRIVAGTGDLLHPLLGQDVEFDVIYENLPNIPLATGASLQVRQTSATFVAPRREPLPGVVTDNLLALHYLALRQARHFLGAGGTVLSSIGVRVPVRDILVTAEVAGFVPEILTCTWKVQSEPEEVIGGYAVHQGRGLGPFFFYPVPVLEHAFAGLSPAEAGARIHALEERLAPHRLDAHAAQAAHFRGARLGHPVVVVRSRLPS, encoded by the coding sequence ATGACCGCTTTCCAGCAGGCCGTGCCGCGCCGCCGCATCGCCGTGGATGCGGAGCGCTTCCTCGGCATCGACGACCTGCAGCGCATCCATCCGCAGCTTCAGGTGGACCTGACGGACCATTCCTACCTGCCCAAGGTGGAAGACCCGCGCAGCGACTGGGTCGCCTCGGTCGCGGTGCCCGCCTTCCTCGCGCTGCGCCATGCCCTCGCGCGCGAGGGACGCGACGTGCGCGGCTTCTGCTCGATCGGCACCGGGTCCGGGCTCGACGCCATCGCCGCGGCCGAGATCCTCGCCCCCGACCTGATCGGGCTGACCGACCTGCATGCCGACGTGGTGGACGCCGCCGCCGGCAATCTGCGCCGCAACCTGCTCGCGCCGGAGCGGCTGCGCATCGTCGCCGGCACGGGCGACCTGCTGCACCCCCTGCTCGGCCAGGACGTGGAATTCGACGTGATCTACGAGAACCTGCCCAACATCCCGCTCGCCACGGGCGCGTCGCTGCAGGTCCGCCAGACCAGCGCCACCTTCGTGGCGCCGCGCCGCGAGCCGCTGCCCGGGGTGGTGACCGACAATCTGCTGGCGCTACATTACCTCGCCCTGCGGCAGGCGCGGCATTTCCTCGGCGCCGGCGGCACGGTGCTGTCCTCGATCGGCGTGCGGGTGCCGGTGCGCGACATCCTGGTGACGGCCGAGGTCGCGGGCTTCGTGCCGGAAATCCTCACCTGCACCTGGAAGGTCCAGTCGGAGCCGGAGGAAGTGATCGGCGGCTACGCCGTGCACCAGGGGCGTGGGCTGGGGCCGTTCTTCTTCTATCCGGTCCCGGTGCTCGAACACGCCTTCGCGGGCCTCTCGCCCGCCGAGGCCGGCGCGCGCATCCACGCGCTGGAGGAACGGCTCGCGCCGCACCGCCTGGACGCGCACGCGGCGCAGGCCGCCCATTTCCGCGGGGCGCGCCTCGGCCATCCCGTCGTCGTGGTCAGGAGCCGCCTGCCATCCTGA
- a CDS encoding DMT family transporter codes for MTQTTQAPPRNLAAVAATGVAFSAIWSSAFVAGKFGLPYMDPLALLTVRFLMTGAILAALQWLLDRPFAMPGLLVRKALVLGLLNNAVYLGLSFEALQYMSPGLVVIVISSGPFLTTALAAAIGLERLTPWRLAGIMVGFAGILLIVATRPVGEASPLGLAMAACGTLSFAAGTVYYRAHLVAADPLLVNFLQSLSGGAALLVCVGLLVPLQAVQPAPALLGSLAYLTAVVSIGGMLLWFRLVRDAGPGVASSFHLLNPVFGVLLSWAAFGTPIRPSDWLGIGIVATGLLLVTQRAHPQPRGNRR; via the coding sequence ATGACACAAACGACCCAGGCGCCGCCGCGCAACCTGGCCGCCGTCGCCGCCACCGGCGTGGCCTTCAGCGCGATCTGGAGCTCGGCCTTCGTGGCCGGGAAGTTCGGCCTGCCCTACATGGATCCGCTGGCGCTGCTGACGGTGCGCTTCCTGATGACGGGGGCGATCCTGGCGGCGCTGCAATGGCTGCTCGACCGGCCCTTCGCCATGCCCGGCCTGCTGGTGCGCAAGGCGCTGGTGCTGGGGCTGCTCAACAATGCCGTCTATCTCGGCCTCTCTTTCGAGGCGCTGCAGTACATGTCGCCCGGCCTGGTCGTCATCGTGATCAGTTCCGGCCCGTTCCTGACCACGGCGCTGGCCGCGGCGATCGGGCTGGAGCGGCTGACCCCGTGGCGGCTGGCCGGGATCATGGTGGGCTTCGCCGGCATCCTGCTGATCGTGGCGACGCGGCCGGTGGGGGAAGCCTCGCCGCTCGGGCTGGCGATGGCCGCCTGCGGCACGCTCTCCTTCGCCGCGGGCACGGTCTATTACCGCGCCCATCTCGTCGCCGCCGACCCGCTGCTGGTCAATTTCCTGCAATCTCTGTCAGGCGGCGCGGCGCTGCTGGTCTGCGTCGGCCTGCTGGTGCCGCTGCAGGCCGTGCAGCCGGCGCCGGCGCTGCTCGGCTCGCTCGCCTATCTCACCGCGGTGGTGTCGATCGGGGGGATGCTGCTGTGGTTCCGCCTGGTGCGCGACGCCGGGCCGGGCGTCGCCTCCTCGTTCCACCTGCTCAACCCGGTCTTCGGGGTGCTGCTGTCCTGGGCCGCGTTCGGCACCCCGATCCGCCCGTCCGACTGGCTCGGCATCGGCATCGTCGCGACGGGATTGCTGCTGGTCACCCAACGCGCCCACCCACAGCCACGAGGAAACCGCAGATGA